One window of the Trifolium pratense cultivar HEN17-A07 linkage group LG2, ARS_RC_1.1, whole genome shotgun sequence genome contains the following:
- the LOC123905356 gene encoding uncharacterized protein LOC123905356, with protein sequence MPATTHTDHLEELITTLTTNQTTLAQTQASMTTKIDEILVKLAAIETSENHPSVSSAPPPLPTPSPDLRHHQRMKLDVPIFDGSDAMGWIFKISQFFEFHDTPEADRLTIASFYMEGPALGWYQWMARNGQLTYWHGLLNAIEALFASSQYEDHKGSLFKLTQKGSVSEYLSAFETLANWIVGLQPPFLLSCFISGLIPEILREVLALQPLNLIQAASLARLQEEKFNDARRALRNRGILNPTSLQQIPPSSTSKTPLALLPPPPKPSPPTFKRLSPTEMAQRREKGLCFNCDEKFRPGHKCSSRFFILITDDDIDPDLTHIDPNSAAQPDPKPDLEPSQAQISFHALSGHLAPETLRLAGRITHQRVHILMDGGRTHNFLQERLVMSLGLKVQPTVMVGNGTLLDCNQVCPGVTLHIQGHTFVVDLHILPISGADLVLGVQWMKYLGPILVDYNALTMQFKHAGSIIHLQGECDVGLHMISAHQVERLIHTDSISSFFHVQMLPVELPSNQKEPSPITELLQQFDHLFTPLASLPPPRQIDHSIHLLPHSV encoded by the coding sequence ATGCCTGCTACCACACACACCGATCACCTCGAAGAACTCATCACCACCCTCACCACCAATCAAACAACACTCGCACAAACCCAAGCTTCCATGACTACCAAAATCGACGAAATACTCGTCAAACTAGCGGCTATTGAAACATCCGAGAACCATCCCTCTGTTTCCTCCGCTCCGCCACCACTTCCGACTCCATCACCCGATCTTCGCCACCATCAACGGATGAAACTTGATGTTCCCATATTTGATGGATCTGATGCTATGGGTTGGATCTTCAAGATCTCACAGTTCTTCGAGTTTCATGATACGCCGGAAGCGGACCGTCTCACCATCGCATCTTTCTACATGGAAGGACCGGCGTTGGGTTGGTATCAATGGATGGCTCGTAATGGCCAACTCACTTACTGGCATGGTTTACTTAATGCGATTGAGGCTCTCTTCGCTTCGTCCCAATACGAagatcataaagggtctttgTTCAAGCTCACCCAGAAAGGTTCCGTCAGTGAGTATCTCTCTGCCTTTGAAACTTTGGCAAATTGGATTGTCGGATTACAACCACCATTTTTGTTGAGTTGCTTCATCTCTGGATTAATCCCTGAGATCCTTCGAGAGGTTTTGGCCTTGCAACCTCTCAATCTCATTCAGGCAGCGTCCTTGGCCCGTTTACAGGAGGAGAAGTTCAATGATGCTCGACGTGCTCTTCGCAATCGAGGTATTCTTAATCCCACTTCACTTCAACAAATTCCACCATCATCTACTTCCAAAACACCTCTTGCTCTCCTACCACCTCCACCTAAACCATCACCACCCACTTTTAAACGTTTATCCCCGACTGAAATGGCACAACGCCGTGAAAAGGGCTTATGCTTTAACTGTGATGAGAAATTTCGCCCTGGTCACAAGTGTTCTTCTCGATTCTTCATCCTCATTACTGATGACGACATCGACCCGGACCTCACACATATTGACCCAAATTCTGCAGCTCAACCCGACCCAAAACCTGACTTGGAACCATCTCAAGCCCAAATCAGCTTTCACGCCTTATCAGGTCACTTAGCTCCAGAGACCTTGCGTTTAGCAGGCCGTATTACACACCAACGAGTCCATATTCTGATGGATGGTGGTAGAACACACAATTTTCTCCAGGAACGTTTGGTTATGTCTTTGGGCCTTAAAGTCCAGCCTACAGTTATGGTGGGTAATGGTACACTCTTGGATTGCAATCAAGTTTGCCCTGGTGTGACTCTCCACATTCAGGGCCACACATTTGTGGTTGATCTTCATATACTTCCTATAAGTGGTGCTGACTTAGTTCTGGGAGTACAATGGATGAAATACTTAGGGCCAATTTTGGTGGATTACAATGCTCTAACCATGCAATTCAAACACGCCGGCTCCATTATCCATCTTCAAGGGGAATGCGATGTTGGCCTTCACATGATTTCTGCACACCAGGTAGAACGATTAATCCACACTGATTCTATTAGTTCCTTTTTCCATGTTCAAATGCTTCCAGTCGAACTCCCTTCAAACCAAAAGGAACCGTCACCAATTACAGAGCTCTTACAACAATTCGACCATTTGTTCACTCCTCTAGCTTCTCTGCCGCCACCACGACAGATTGATCATTCTATCCACTTGTTACCACATtcggtttaa
- the LOC123905357 gene encoding uncharacterized protein LOC123905357, producing MSASTSTSTNPTTKIPPFIFKNLQIVGNEMEFSESLLTLLPEKMVDFESLKANGFDVKPYFTSQGWDKYFEMLNDPIYPDLLKHFWMKAKVFTKVEAKQEEYLAIERDPSLKGKTRKEMGLLEFTSTQIRSNICGINLTFSKIHFNALLGLEKSGLILDVFEKDTTFRKDLLHRMCVDMQLKGKVKGMTDECRVLFKIIISSICPRVGGTDTISWPHRHLIYFLLTEKKVNLGDYFFERICEAIYCSKSQRRTTIVHPRLLSDLLFQGGIITNLQKFYPELVTKKVLPEVLSASFLTKMHLINSKVVQPSQEFEVRLEDRMYVDGYPLISELDAEEVIQDYLKGLQAEGFAVTREMVPKAPENMYNPRQRKSKRKADTQEVKVQPDLLAQKQIKVEQSVAKQRTKKKHEAPSEKVAEESSRAPKRKMVLNDDEDDSEETRSDEETLADRLKKKPVPASKGKTPKYVFNEAEIGIGYTKPLRTIHPNAINISSFDNSEELACSSDKSQQKDKQVPSDNPFSELEKHLSPDSLNNHSFTHETTKPTSPPKPKSPPTQPQQETSTKPSSEPQPDITPAPINSPTKQTSPRKSPEPTSEPTSSEQAPDHNPNPGAEHVSPERVHTCAPCPSEADVVIITNPAPESPKHSTIPYISPTSSFDPFGNLSNRLYDDLLRLSNIKNMFLICPFDVDVEVSAIKVRICNSLDSVGEELKAVIGKRDLEVANLMREALARVSLKRLTLFNHEEAENAKVAAILAKETADNMLFNVFKNCWVDSKLFKSLEDQKIEAERIAQEAVVLNQQEVLMLDFSEDGGSSSNKGKAPLEADVDQLSVLQQAIERQRSDHQVLETKVDKLDSKVDALNDKFDTIIAFLKKP from the coding sequence ATGTCTGCTTCAACTTCAACTTCAACGAACCCTACTACTAAAATTCCTCCGTTCATCTTCAAGAATTTGCAAAtagttgggaacgagatggaattctcAGAATCTCTGTTAACTCTGCTTCCTGAGAAGATGGTCGATTTCGAGAGCTTGAAGGCAAACGGATTTGATGTGAAACCCTATTTCACTTCTCAAGGTTGGGACAAGTACTTTGAGATGTTGAATGAtcctatttacccagatctTTTGAAGCatttctggatgaaagctaaagTCTTTACCAAGGTTGAAGCTAAGCAAGAGGAATATCTAGCTATTGAAagggatcctagtctgaaaggaaaaactaggaaggagatgggtcTTTTGGAATTCACTAgtacacagattaggtctaacatctgtggtatcaatctCACCTTCTCTAAGATTCACTTTAATGCTCTACTAGGTTTGGAAAAATCTGGTTTGATTTTagatgtttttgagaaggacactACTTTTAGGAAGGATTTGCTGCATCGGATGTGTGTGGATATGCAGCTTAAAGGTAAAGTCAAGGGAATGACTGATGAGTGTAGGGTGCTTTTTAAGATAATCATATCATCTATCTGTCCAAGAGtaggtggtactgatacaatctcTTGGCCTCATCGTCATCTCATCTACTTCCTTCTGACTGAAAAGAAAGTGAATCTGGgtgattacttttttgaaaggATTTGTGAAGCTATCTACTGCAGCAAGTCTCAGAGGAGAACAACCATTGTTCATCCTAGGTTGCTGTCTGACTTACTCTTTCAAGGAGGTATCATTACGAATCTGCAGAAGTTCTACCCAGAACTTGTTACTAAGAAGGTTTTGCCAGAAGTTTTGTCTGCTAGCTTTCTCACCAAGATGCATCTCATCAATTCCAAGGTGGTTCAACcttcacaagagtttgaagtacgTTTGGAAGATCGAATGTATGTAGATGGTTATCCTTTGATCTCTGAATTGGATGCTGAGGAAGTCATTCAGGATTACTTGAAGGGACTACAGGCTGAAGGATTTGCTGTTACCCGGGAAATGGTTCCAAAAGCTCCTGAGAACATGTATAATCCTAGACAAAGGAAGtctaagaggaaagctgataCTCAAGAAGTTAAAGTTcagccagatcttcttgctcagaagcAAATCAAGGTTGAACAATCCGTGGCTAAGCAAAGGacaaagaagaagcatgaagcACCTTCTGAAAAGGTTGCTGAGGAATCTTCTAGGGCTCCTAAGAGAAAAATGGTGctgaatgatgatgaagatgattcaGAAGAGACTCGttctgatgaagagactcttGCTGATAGGCTGAAGAAGAAACCAGTTCCTGCTTCCAAAGGTAAGACTCctaagtatgtctttaatgaagctgaaattggaataggttatacCAAACCCCTTAGAACTATCCATCCTAACGCCATAAACATTTCATCTTTTGACAATTCAGAAGAACTTGCTTGTTCTTCTGATAAATCTCAACAGAAGGATAAACAAGTTCCTTCTGACAACCCTttttctgaactagaaaaacacttGAGCCCTGATTCTTTGAACAATCATTCTTTTACTCATGAAACCACCAAGCCCACATCACCTCCCAAACCAAAATCACCACCAACTCAACCACAACAAGAGACTTCTACCAAAccatcatctgaacctcaaccagatatcaCTCCTGCACCCATTAACTCTCCCACCAAACAAACCTCTCCTAgaaaatctcctgaaccaacttCTGAACCCACATCATCTGAACAAGCTCCTGACCATAACCCTAACCCAGGTGCTGAACATGTATCTCCTGAACgtgttcacacttgtgctccctgTCCTTCAGAAGCAGATGTTGTTATTATTACCAACCCTGCTCCTGAATCACCCAAACACTCCACAATTCCCTATATCTCTCCAACATCATCATTtgacccttttggtaacctATCCAATCGGCTTTATGATGATCTTCTTAGGTTGTCTAATATCAAGAACATGTTCTTGATCTGTCCTTTTGATGTGGATGTAGAGGTCTCTGCTATCAAGGTCAGGATCTGTAATTCTCTGGATTCAGTTGGTGAGGAATTAAAGGCTGTGATTGGTAAGAGGGATTTGGAGGTCGCCAATCTGATGAGGGAAGCTCTGGCAAGGGTTAGTTTGAAGAGGTTAACCTTGTTCAACCATGAAGAGGCTGAGAATGCTAAAGTTGCAGCTATATTGGCAAAGGAAACTGCTGATAATATGTTATTCAATGTCTTCAAAAATTGCTGGGTGGACTCCAAGTTGTTCAAGAGTTTAGAAGATCAGAAGATTGAGGCTGAAAGGATTGCTCAAGAGGCTGTGGTGCTGAATCAACAAGAAGTTCTTATGCTTGACTTCTCAGAGGATGGTGGATCTTCCTCTAATAAAGGAAAGGCTCCTTTGGAAGCAGATGTGGATCAACTGAGTGTCTTGCAGCAGGCTATTGAAAGACAGCGTTCTGATCACCAAGTTCTTGAAACCAAGGTGGATAAGCTGGACTCCAAAGTGGACgctctgaatgacaaatttgataCCATCATCGcttttcttaagaaaccctag